A window of Quercus robur chromosome 12, dhQueRobu3.1, whole genome shotgun sequence genomic DNA:
TAATTATTtaaacttgataattttttcttttatcatgattgaatctattaaaatatataattatttatacatttattttataagttttttcataaaactgtACAACGCACAGGCCtataactagtatatatatatatatatatagagatgagttcaaattacacttgatataacttttataaaattacacatttttaaTACCATAGATTCATAAAAGATCTAAcggttaaaaaaatatcattaaatgtTATTGATTTTCACCTCATTCATAATTAATAGtagcattttctctctctttttatttattgttattcaCTTGATTAAAGAGCATATTGCCATTTTTAACAACATGCAaagatttttccttaaaatcttCCATTTATATATACAGGAATCATAATCCGCATCAAAACCCCTGTCACTACATCAAGAAAATGTTGACATTTTCTGCACCAATTTCTTTGCTTTGTAAACTGCCTCCTCAAGTGAAATTTACGACCAAAGATAAGTGAAGAAAACCAGGATCAGTCCAGATGAAACTTTCAGAATACCCCAAAAATGGTCCAGCGTTGAGATCTTTATAAGCCCAGGATTTCGATTTTAAATCAAACCCAAAGATAGTCACAGTGGATAAATTCCTTGCCTCCCGAAATACGATGGATGCCCAATAGGCCTTAGTACCACCTGAGAGAGACCCTTCCACCTGAGAAATATTCGATTTCACAGTGAGTTTTGAGTTACAAACTTCACAACTCACAAGCAACAAACCTTGTCAATTCCccccaagaaaaagaaaaaaaaaaaaaaaaatccttctcttattttttgttttcaaaatgaatTCAGTAAGTAGCAGTAGCCAATTGAAGATCCACCTTCCACATTTCTCGGAGCCCCACTCACGAAATGTCTCCGATACACGAAAACTTCAGCtcccattttcttcttcttcatttccaACTCTGTATTTCTCGCGGTCTCTAGGGTTTCCATTTCGCTCTGATTTTAATTTCGCACGTGGGTTTTTTATATTACTGTttatttctctctaaaaattttatatgtattgggtgtttatttttttgcacattgttttaataatatcaGATTGGAGCAGCACAAGGTTTGTAATCAGCAAGTGTGTAAATGGGAAATCTTCGGATCCTCTGGAACCGGGTTCGGGTCTAAACGATGCAACCGGACCAGCTCAGGTGTGTAccatttttatcttttggtAAGTTTGTAAGAACGAAAAAAAAGTACTATTGAATTGTTTAAATtggaaaactaataaaaaaaaaatgttatagtaCATACTAGTCGAGGTTTATAGGAAATTGTGTGTAGTTTTAGCTAAGGATATTGATGCAAACTATATGGTTTGTTTAAAAGAATGGGCGTGCTCTCAAGCCTTCATCTTGTTGTTAAAATGGTACAAATTTGTGTGTGTATCATATATATGTTCTGGACCAAGTTACATCGCAtggaatatttttttgttaatgggGATAACTTTTAATTggatttaatattttgaaaatcccagCATCAGATTGTACACTCTCTCTGTTCTTAACATgccaatttcattttaattgcAAGTTATTTACCATCCAATCCATGTACTTTTAGTGTATAATTTTAAAGCGCAAAGacttgaaatttaagcatttaaCATTGTAATCCaattgtggatttgtcaaaaaataAGCTGAGATTTGTGTGCATGTATGTATTTGGATTGGTAATCTTGAAGCCACAACCATAAACTCCACCCCATTCTTATGGGGTTAGGAGGAGGTGTCATTTGAGCTAGGGGTATATATTTACTCATACAAAATCAGAAATTGTATTAGGAGCAGTATGTTTGCTGATTTTTAGCTGGTGTTTAAGGGACACCAGAGGTCATGCAaccttttttttggataacatCCACCAATTGGCCTTTGATCATGGTGAAGAATAGGGATGGAAAACATTCTCCTCCCTGCTTAACCCATTCTACCCCACACAGGTTTTCCCCGCCCTAAAGAGGGAATAGGATGAAGATAGGTTTTGCCTACCTCACCCCATCTTGCCTCAGCCTGAGTTGCCCtgagtgtgtgtgtatttacacacacacacatatatttatttatttatatttatatatatctatgtAAATAATGTAGTGATTTTATACATATCCTATTTACGATTTAATTTGTGTACATATTCTATTTTCATCTCCTAAACACACTTGTCTTTTCCTCTCCTCCCTTTTCTTTCTCATCTCTATCTCTTCAGTGATAGAACTATGTAATTAAGGATGGCAACATGTCTCCACCCTTCATCCAGCCCTGACCTGCCCTGTGCAGGTTTTTCTTGCCCTGAATAGGCAAATGGGGTGGGGACGGGGCACCCATGATCTGACCCCACCCCATCCCGCTACCATCCCTGAAAACTTTTACGTGTCATGCAAGTCAATTATTCTCATGGTGTGTTGGTGAAACAACCAATTATTTAAAGGTGGGTGTAGTGTTTGCCTGAAGCAATAACAATCTTCAACATTGTTAAGACAAATATGATCATATATACTAATTCCCACTGACTTAATTAGACAAAGGCAATAACAGTCTCCAACTTAATCAGACAAGGGACGGAATTTGAATTCCTCCAAAAAGAAGAGATGGTTTAAGCAACCCAAACAATAATTTAGAGTCATCAGATTTTTCAATCTTTGCCATCCTCTTTCTACGAGCCATCAGTTAGAATTGTTCAAATAAAGACATACCAGAGGAGAACTTAGATTGGGCTCAGTCTTATCCTGATCACAACCATATTAACACTTTCTATACTGTGGATGGGTAGATTACAAGACTATGTTGCTAAAATCTCATATtaaataaatgcatttttaataaaaggatGTTTTGTTTGTGAAACAAAGGGAAAATGACTAATTACTCTCTAATCCTAGCATACACTCAGTTTCACTATAAAACGTTTgtgtatgtttgtgttttttatgtaCTGGTTATGAAGTTTCACCAGTTTCAGTGATATATACAACTGATTTGCAGAGTTATTTTAGGCCACATTGACCACACTGCTGTATGTCTTTGTTTCAGGTGCCTAAACAAAAGGACATTTCTATTGTGAAGATCTTGAAGGAATCAAATTCCCTTTTGCCTCATGTAGTCCTTGCTAGTACACTGTTGGCTCTTGTCTATCCGCCTTCTTTTACATGGTTTACCACCAGGTTGTTGAACACTCTTGAGATGAATTGGATGGTTGAACATATGCCTAAATACATAAAGGGTTGTATTTATAAGAGCAACTTCAAGGAAGAATGAGAAGCCATTGCATATTGATTTCCATTGCTATCTAAAAAGTAAAGCAGGGGTTAAATTTCGCTTAGGTTTTGCACTCATTGAAAAATGTATCCAAATCATCATTAAGCATTTATCCATTTAAACTAGTCTAAACTAGGATGAGCTCTCATTCTTGATCTATTGAACTTTTTTGCTCTGCCATATTCTTGGGTACAACCATTGAGTGATAGAAGTTAAAAATTTGGATTCGTTCATCTGAACATAAATGTTGATTTGCAATAAAAGGATATTAAAATGTTTATCCAAATCATATGTTTGTAATTAGTAATTTATATTCCAGGTACTATGCACCTGCATTGGGGTTTCTAATGTTTGCAGTAGGGGTTAATTCCAGAGAGAATGATTTCCTTGAAGCATTCAAGAGACCAGCAGCTCTTTTTGCTGGTTATGTTGGCCAATTTGTTGTGAAACCTCTGCTAGGATATTTTTTTGGCATTATCTCAGTCACACTTTTTGGTCTTCCAACCTCCATCGGTCAggagatctctctctctctcccccctttTTGATTGGTAGGATCAGTCACTGTGCTAACATTTTCAGTCTTATCATGTATCAGGTGCTGGGATTATGTTGGTTTCTTGTGTTAGTGGGGCTCAGCTCTCAAGTTATGCTACTTTTCTCACAGACCCACAAATGGCCCCTCTAAGCATTATTATGACATCATTGTCTACTGCTACTGCAGTATTTGTCACACCAATGTTATCACTCTTGCTCATTGGAAAAAGACTTCCTGTTGATGTAAAAGGAATGGTGTTTAGCATTACGCAGATTGTAGTTGCACCCATTGCTGCAGGCTTGCTATTGAATCGGTAATATATTGACTCCTGATGATAACATATCAAACTCTTTTAGAGGTCCTTACCTGCCTCTTATATTTGTGCTTACAGGTTCTTCCCCAAGATCTGTAATGCTATTCGGCCATTTTTGCCTCCACTATCAGTATTAGTGACAGCTCTTTGTGTTGGAGCCCCACTTGCGATTAACATCAAGTCTCTTCTATCTCCTTTCGGAGCAACCGTTTTGTTCCTCATTGTTGCATTCCATTTGTCAGCATTCATAGCTGGTTATGTCTTTACTGGTTTAGTGTTCCATAAGGCACCTGATGTGAAAGAGCTGCAAAGAACACTTTCCTATGAGACAGGTTCTTCCATTATTGATTATCATCAAAATATAGTACCTGGCAACATAATATTCTGGCTAActgatattttttctttttcaggtaTGCAAAGCAGTCTTCTGGCCCTTGCACTTGCAAATAGGTTCTTCCAAGATCCACTTGTGAGTGTGCCTCCCGCAGTCTCGGTGAGTCCATACTGTTGCTTTTTTatcaatcattttatattttttcctccAAACACAAAACTGCAAATCTAGTCAGCCTTCTTACTAGGAGcaggtttattttattttattttttattatttcttatttttaataaaatgatattaacTCTCTATGTAGCAACTCCATCTCCAAATGGTTTGACTGCAATGGATCAAAATCTAGTTTTTTCTACTACTAATGGAGTCAATTATTTTGGGACATAAACATGGTATATCTGTCATGGTGCTATAATGGGTTTGATGACTTTCGGGTATCCCTATTTTTTGTCACAGATATATccagttttttaattttatgggtACATATTAGACATACATCATGTATCAAATGTGCATCTCTTTCTGCAGCTATATTATCATCTCAAATTCCATAAGCAATATAACAAATATATGAAGAATTCTGAAAGTAAGAACAGGCACATCCGCATGGTCATCTTTCTGCAGCTATATTATCATTTCAAATTCCATAAGCAATATAACAAATATATGAAGAATTCTGAAAGTAAGAACAGGCACATCTGCATGGGAATCTAATGTGACCATGCAGAGCATGTCAGACTTGTATTGAAtttgttgttgaaattttgatattatCCTATAAATAGTTACAAATGAGCTTCTTCTTGCTTGTGACTTCAATTTGCATGTTCAATGCCTGATGAGATCTACTTATAAAATAGATCTTGAAATTAGCCTTAATGACTTGCACGTGACTGCATTTGTGCTATAGCATTCTCATCCCTCTTGGATTTtgcacactttttcatctattGTGCTCTCCCCATTGGAATAACTGTTGTAGCTACTCACACCAGAATCTAAAAGCTTTGTATTTCCGAGTTATCTTGTTAGAATTATgtttaagtgattaaattcaccatttcctaacaaattaaacttttgggagaatcaataatttattatgGTATCATAGTAGAAGATCCTAATTTTGATCCTTGCCTCCACTATACCTCccaattaaaatgttaaaaatcccATGTGTTGGGCCTCACTTATTAAGGGAGAGTTTGGGTCCACACATGAGGGGGGAGTGATTAAATTTGCCATTTCCTTATAATTTAAGCTTGGGAGAATCGGTAATTTATTATATTCATTGGCTATAATGACCTGTTGTTGTTTGATTTGCTAGAAATATATTTATAGCCAATATAGAATCGTAGCATATATCACATGATAAGAAAATCTTGCTGAAGATTTACCAAACtacatcaatttttatttttatttattttttattttattgatttgtaaGATTACACATACATGTTATGGGTTTTGAACTCATGATCTCACCCTACACTACAATCTTTAACGGAGGGAGGAACCTCTAATTGAGCTAAAGATCATTGACAAAATTCTACCAAAATTTATTCAAAGCTCTCTTTTTCGCTCTTACTTATACATACATAATGTACAcatatactcacacacacaacaccTCTTTTGAATTAGGTTGCACTAGGTGTTGAATATTAGTCTGCGGGGGATTTTGAGGAATATCCACATTGTTTCTATGATTTGCAGACTGTAATCATGTCTTTAATGGGCTTCTCTCTTGTGATGATTTGGGCTAAGAGGAAAGAATAACAGTATGATAAAACAGAACTATGAGTGACGTATCGGAACTTTGTCCATCCGTCATCCTCAAGTGAATGGGCAGTGTAGAAGCTGTCATGGAGCACTTGAAGATGGGACCTTCCACTAGCTTTTGTGCTGGCTACAGGAGGATCTAAGAAGGAATTGATTTTAGAAAATATGGATTGGCACTTTGGTTTGTTCGAATCAGATTCTGATTTTAGGCAGTTGCAGAGCAGTTTCTTTCTCCAATTGTTAGGAGCCTTTTGTAGTTATTTTGTGAAGACCTGGGAAAAGCTTCATTCTTAAGGAAGAGCATATCAAATTGCTTTGTGAAGACATTGGGGTAATTCTTTGTGCTTAAAAGAGCATATCAGTGTCAGCTGTGCGTGTGTGCAGGTGTGTCGGTGTTATGGACTTTTTGCTAGTTTCTCCATAAACATCGATTTAGAGTAACTTTTGTCAATATTACTTCACTtaataactttatataattttaatttttaatttttaatttttataatcatATAATTGTATTGTTGAATTACGATGTCACTTTATACTCGCTtgcaaaagatcaaaatgatcagcAATCAATACTCttttatttatacatatttaaatttcaagttttttttttttttggaaataatacACAAAGGAAAAGTTTAGCTCCAATCTGGTTTGAAGCTATCTTTATCTTAAGCTATTATGTAGCGATTGAAGAGACTGTTTATGTGTAATTTTAATTACATgacttttttaatgagtcataatttatttaaataatatacttGGATGAAGAAAGTTTGtctccaaatttttttgaaaaaatcttACTCCAACTAAGTGTTGGTTAAAAAGAGCATCCGAGCTTTAGTCgtattacatttttaaaaagttgtataattttttttagtggacTAAAAGGTTGtataacttgtttaaataatacatgtaGATAGTTTTAGAAATCGTCACGTGTTGTGTTAGAAGAGATTCCTCTTAATTAGTTTGGAGAAAACACTTGTCTTACATGAATGGTCTTATAAACTGCCATGTTTAGGGTTAGAAAAGATTTCTTCAAACTGGATTGGAATTAATCTTTGTCTATacacaaaatatgaatttatgaaTTGAaggacaatttttatttttatttttattgaattgaaTGATTTTGAGCTGTTTGAGATGATGACGAGGACGAAAAATAGTCTATGAAGAGAGGAGGCTAAGGAGTTATAGGTGATACTATCAGCAGTAGAGAAGAGACGAGTAGGTGGGCATATAAAAAGAGGAAATGAGCTGCGTAGAAAGATTTGCCTACACCATAAGCGGTAAAGGGTAGATAAAAGGTGGGTATACAATTTTAATATCATGTTCTGCAATTGCCAGCTACTTTGAGAGTTGAGTGTACATTGATTGTAGAGAGTAATTATGGTCTCACACAACTTATCTAAACCTTTCAAATGTTAACAATTATGACATCTGTCTTTTATatccaatttttatatttaaatgtgGATATCACATTTTCGCTctttaaaatgtgtaaattaCTGTGTACAATTGTAGATATTatgtaaaaaattgtgtaaagtGAGTACAAGAGAATAATCACCATGACTTTTTaagccttttattttattttttattttattgtttatctAGAGTATGCTCTTTCTCAACACATTTTAAAAGGAGTACTTCACGAaaataatttacatatttttttaaaataaaaaactaacatCTTTATAAGCGTCCTTTCTCTTTACCCAAAATACTCTCAAGAGGCATTGGGTAATATTTTAAGATTCTCAAGAATGTTGGAAGATTCTATATCATTCTCATATTTGGTTGCAAATTGCACAAGAAAATCAAATGTTTGGGGGAATTTGGATTCTCACTTAACTCCCTTTTTATAGAAATGTTGATTCCCTTCAAAACATATAGATATTTGCATTCCcatgtaagaaaaaaaagttatattgattttttctaaattgacaattttactCATTTTCCCTTAATTACCCTTTAACCAATAGAAATAAAACCaaagaataataattataaaattgacaatttaaataattatttttgtattatacatgCTATTCAAACAATGTTATACTATAGTCTCATTGAATTTGTCATCATTTATAgtgtatattttatttgtcattatttatttggagggaaaaaaaattgatattgtcTTTAAAACCATaggatattttgtgaaaaataaataatgtttatAAGATTCTTAGGaataaatcaaatataaaatcttAGAATTCTAATAAAACCAAACATATATAGAAAAAAGTTACATTTTTAAGCATCCAAATTGTGGTATATATCACATTTCGAGAAATCTAGAGGCTAAGAATAATATTGATTCCACAAACCAAATGCCCCTTAAGGTTTTTATTTGCTAAGAGGATAATTTGAGAAGGAAAAGAGGGAATGGATGACGCTCGCAAGCATAAGAGTCAAGTTCATTTCAATAGGATTGCTCTAATAACTTCCAAAGTTGCTTGGACACTTGTAATTCAATATCTTTGAGACTCATTCATAGCAGTtgaagcttttattttttggttgtaaattaatatttgagaaggaaaaaaggaaaggatttttattttattttatttttgtttactttaactatgtccttattttttaaacccagatttttttttggagtaaatACTATCTCTGAGTAGAGAATTTTGAACTCTGATTtacaaaacaaattattttgatGAGATGATAAAtttgttcttaattttctcTTGAAACATGTACATTTCTTTCCTCTTATGCAACCAATTTTTAATGCATATAATTAATTCTTTTATCCTCCAATTtccaagatatatatatatatatattgctttcaaaaggaaaaaaatacaaaattggaGATGCAACACACAAGTATTGTTTGCAAAGATGTTGTACACATAATTTCCAAGTGAAACGTACAAATAGTCTCAGCTTGTTTCATTACCATCAGAAATattaaagcaaaacaaaaaggGATTGATTCTTTCATTGGCACCACCGCACATCCTTGGTATGATGGTCACTCgcttcacaagtataaatgcttgtggagtgtggggggcaaaggccggggttcaagtctccaggaaggagtttcacacatatacacttagattaggctagagtagaattatatattgtataaaaaaagaagaagattttttCATTGGCCAAGTGGCCTATTCTTTGAGGAAGCATCCGTTGGTGACATGCATTTGTCTTCTGTCACGCGTTCACTGTcaagggaaagaaaaatgagaatgCTTGAAGGTTAAAGGTCGGCCTTGCAgccaaaattgtaaaaaatggcTAGATTCAAAACATGtttcattttgtaatgaaaGTGCATTTACACATAACCAAAAGGTCATATTTGTAGCCAAATCTAAAGCAATTTACAAGTGAAAAAGGACAGATAATTATTgcttccaaaaagaaaaaaaaaaaaatgggggtaGGGGGAGGAAGAGTTACGACAGATCAATATTGTTTGCAAATTGCAATGATGTTACATACAGAATTTCCAAGTGAGATGGTA
This region includes:
- the LOC126708948 gene encoding probable sodium/metabolite cotransporter BASS6, chloroplastic isoform X3, translating into MKLSEYPKNGPALRSLLEQHKVCNQQVCKWEIFGSSGTGFGSKRCNRTSSGVYHFYLLVPKQKDISIVKILKESNSLLPHVVLASTLLALVYPPSFTWFTTRYYAPALGFLMFAVGVNSRENDFLEAFKRPAALFAGYVGQFVVKPLLGYFFGIISVTLFGLPTSIGAGIMLVSCVSGAQLSSYATFLTDPQMAPLSIIMTSLSTATAVFVTPMLSLLLIGKRLPVDVKGMVFSITQIVVAPIAAGLLLNRFFPKICNAIRPFLPPLSVLVTALCVGAPLAINIKSLLSPFGATVLFLIVAFHLSAFIAGYVFTGLVFHKAPDVKELQRTLSYETGMQSSLLALALANRFFQDPLVSVPPAVSTVIMSLMGFSLVMIWAKRKE
- the LOC126708948 gene encoding probable sodium/metabolite cotransporter BASS5, chloroplastic isoform X2, which codes for MNSVSSSSQLKIHLPHFSEPHSRNVSDTRKLQLPFSSSSFPTLYFSRSLGFPFRSDFNFAHWSSTRFVISKCVNGKSSDPLEPGSGLNDATGPAQVPKQKDISIVKILKESNSLLPHVVLASTLLALVYPPSFTWFTTRYYAPALGFLMFAVGVNSRENDFLEAFKRPAALFAGYVGQFVVKPLLGYFFGIISVTLFGLPTSIGAGIMLVSCVSGAQLSSYATFLTDPQMAPLSIIMTSLSTATAVFVTPMLSLLLIGKRLPVDVKGMVFSITQIVVAPIAAGLLLNRFFPKICNAIRPFLPPLSVLVTALCVGAPLAINIKSLLSPFGATVLFLIVAFHLSAFIAGYVFTGLVFHKAPDVKELQRTLSYETGMQSSLLALALANRFFQDPLVSVPPAVSVALGVEY
- the LOC126708948 gene encoding probable sodium/metabolite cotransporter BASS6, chloroplastic isoform X1; this translates as MNSVSSSSQLKIHLPHFSEPHSRNVSDTRKLQLPFSSSSFPTLYFSRSLGFPFRSDFNFAHWSSTRFVISKCVNGKSSDPLEPGSGLNDATGPAQVPKQKDISIVKILKESNSLLPHVVLASTLLALVYPPSFTWFTTRYYAPALGFLMFAVGVNSRENDFLEAFKRPAALFAGYVGQFVVKPLLGYFFGIISVTLFGLPTSIGAGIMLVSCVSGAQLSSYATFLTDPQMAPLSIIMTSLSTATAVFVTPMLSLLLIGKRLPVDVKGMVFSITQIVVAPIAAGLLLNRFFPKICNAIRPFLPPLSVLVTALCVGAPLAINIKSLLSPFGATVLFLIVAFHLSAFIAGYVFTGLVFHKAPDVKELQRTLSYETGMQSSLLALALANRFFQDPLVSVPPAVSTVIMSLMGFSLVMIWAKRKE